One Triticum dicoccoides isolate Atlit2015 ecotype Zavitan chromosome 3B, WEW_v2.0, whole genome shotgun sequence genomic window, CATGGCCTTTCTAGCTAACTATACTTTAGTTTTCTTGCCAACATTTGTTTGTAACACCCCAGTAAAAAACATTTGTCTGTAACATTTAAAGTAATTTACAAAGTATGAGATTCAATTAAATAAAAGTTGTTCATAAATCCTAATAATAAGTAAAAAAATGCATCAAGGCAACTTTATGTTTCCTTGTCAAGCAATAACAACATGTTATTGCTTTGTTATTGCTTGGTGACAGGATCTGGTGTCAGGCATTTCAAATCGAACGAGGGTTCAACATCGACGACAATGATTTTAGGGCATGCGCACGCACCCTTCCCCGCTGTCATCACACACCCAGCGCACGGGCACGTCACGGTCTCCTCCGCTCAGGCGTAGGAGCACATCCAGCGACACGACCGCCGTCGCCCCTACTGGCCCCCGCCGTCCGGTCCGGTTTGGATTCGGCAGCGACTTGATCTCAGCGTTTTCGGGAAGGTTCCGCGTAGAGAAAATAAAATCCCCaccgctcgccgccctcgccccgcCCACCCCGCGTAAGCCCTAGGCCGCCGCCGTAGCCTATCGTGCCCGCCGGCCACCCTCCACCCTCCTCTACGTCTCTCCCTAGGTCGCCGCCCTATTCCCTCCCTGGACGCAGCCCAATAACAACTCTGCCCGACCTAGGCGGCGGCCATTGAGGCGACGGCGCCGCCCCTCTTCCACGCGACTCCCTGCGCCCTCGCCAGGCTCGGTCCTAGTTAGAAACCAGGATACAATCGAAGTATACCGAACTTGGGCGTATCTGACTCGCCGTGCTTCCGTGCTTCTCCCAACCGTATTGGCGGCGAAACCCCGGGAGGGGGAGAGCGAATcgccggcggcgatggcggcggccggGGAGGAGGCggagagctccgccgccgccgaagaGCGGCCGCGCGAGCCCTTCGCCCGCGGCGGCCCGGTGTTCATCCCCTACATGGTGGGCCCTGTCTGCACCGTCCCCGAGTTCATCTCCTCCACGCTCCGCGAGGTTCAGGTGCGAACCCCTCTCCCCAAACCCTAGCTCTTCGATTCGCCCTAGAGTTTTGGTCTAATGGCATATTGTTTCCGTTTGCGTGCAGTCCCTGCGTGACGAATTGGGCGACCCGGGGGACGAATTCGATGACGAGCTCTGGTAATCCCTTGATTTCATCACGCCTTGTCGACAGAAATCCTCTGCAGTTTGCTTAGTGTGTATTTTCATATTAAGGATTTGACATTGCAAGCTGTACTTTGTGTGTGTGTTTTGCAGCGTTGATGACCTGAGGGTGCTCTCTGAGGAGGAGCTTGTGGAGCGCGCTCTCCGGGAGGCCATGGAGGTGACCTCTCTACTGCTAATCCACTTGCTCTATTCCCTTTGCTGTCATTGGTATCTTGATGCGAGTTCTTTATCCATGCATTTGTAGGAGGGCTGGGACTGTGGCGCTCCATCACAATCAGCAGATCAAAGTTCTGGCGCTCCATCACAACCATTGGATCAAAGGTTAGATGGGGGGTAAGCAGTCTGCTTTGGTTGATGCTTGGTTGCTGTATTTTTTGTTGTGGTTGATTTCTTATCTTGTATGATGGCTTAGGCAAGTTGGATTAAATGCAACATGAGCAGAGGATGCTTGGAAAATGTTGGCATGGTGGTTACTAGTTAGCCTCCATGCCAATCAAAAAAATTAGCAAGGTAGGCTTTCCCAAGGTGTCTGCTGTAGTATGTTTTACATGTCATGACATGCAAGTCAGAACTCGTAGCAAGAGCACCTGAGAATTAGTGTTGTAGTGACACTTTTGTGAACTTACGCTACCCCTAGCTGCATTTTTGACATTTGGTAATTTGCTTTGTTATGCCTTATATGGCTGATATGATCTGATGTGTTCTTTTGGTCTAGCACATGCAGAATGTTAGCGAGTTCCACCCCTGGAAATGAGACTGTCACCTCAAGTGCATCAGCTGAAACACAAAGTTCAGTATCAGCTCCCGGTGATATGGCAATTGGACTGCATGAACCACAAGGCAGCAATGGGAAAACAAGAGGTGGAAAGAGGAAAACCAGAGAGAGTAATGGAAACAATGGTGCCCTCACCTCAGATTCAACAGCTGAAAGGGAGACATCTGGATCACCTGTTGAGTTGGCGATTGTACCACATGAACCAGAAGGAAGCAAGGGGAAACCCAGAGGcagaaagggtaaaaatggaaCCTCTTCAACTCCATCAATTGAAAGTGAAACACCTGTATTGCCTAGTGAGGATATGTCAGTTGTTCCTCATGATCCAGAAGGCACAGATGGTCAAACAGAACGTAAAAAGGGCAAAAAGAGAGGCAGGCATTTTGATCGGGAAGTTCGAGCGCATATTTTACAGGTATGACACTCCATTTGTTGCCTACGTGCTTTGTTAAATGCATTTTTTTATATAAATCTGTCTTGTGTAGTCACTGTAGCTGCTTCATGCCTTTGTTGCATCAGTTCAGTTGGAGCATGTTCCTCCTAGATTGCTTTAGGTTTCTGGCTAAGAACCAATGATATACAGGGTTTGGCCATTTTGACAATATGATCAGCTGGTTAATAGAATTTTTTTCTGGCGCTGCCAGTTGGTAAGTTTGAAGAATATAAAACAAGTCTGCGATAGTTGAAAAAAGACCTAGTTTAATTATGACTGCTATAATATCCAAACATTTCATATTTACCTATTCTACTAGAATAGATTGAATTCTGCAAAATATATTatagaaccaggctttaatgaggaCTAGGCCCAGGTTTCAGTGACATGCACGTACATAGTAAGACATTTCCTGAATACTCCGTCTGTTCCTatatataagtccttttagagatttcaaatggactaccacatacggatgtgtatagacatattttagtgtagattcgctcattttgctccgtatatagtcacttgttgaaatcacttcaaagacctatatttaggaacggagggagtattagttagTGGTAGCCTATGTATTATCTCGTCATTAAGTTCATTTAAATGCATCCGTTTTAGCACCTACAAATACTGATCGTTGTTTTGCATCATATTATTTCATGATATTATCATAATCAGGGGAGTTATCTTACTAAAGCAGAGAAGATGTCAGAGATCATGGTAAAGCAAGAAGATGACAAACATGCAGCAAGGCTGCACTCATTCAGGTaacgtggttaaactttgtttgcctaCATTCAGGCACCGTGGATTTTCTTTGTAGAACATTGGATTTTACAGAATCTTGGTggggtgctactccctccgttcggaattacttgtctcagaaatggatgtatctagaactaaaatacatctagatacatccatttccgcgacaagtaattccgaacagagggagtattattcaAGCTATCACATAGAGATTCTGCCTGCACAGTGCTAGATGTAATAACAGATTGATACTAACTTAACTTTCTGGTATCCTCaatctcttacttatagaaagacttTAGTTTGTAATATATGTTTTTGTTCAAACATAGCTGCAGAATTTTACGAAGTAGTATTCAGAACCAGATGTACCCAGTCCATTTTGGTTCTGACTCAGATTGAACACAGAATTCTCGAAGCCTTGGGAACTGCTGAAGAACCTCAATTAAACATAATTAACAGTTTGCTCCATATGATTCACGTATGTCCAAACCGTGATGTGCGCTCAGACAAAAAACCATGTAATTGAGTTGAAAATAGACTATGCCAACCCTAATCGAAGCACTGAAAGAAACTAATCGCTCCACGTCACGCTACCATGCTGCATCAATCCATGCATGCTTGTTTGTCGTTTACCAGTTCCCCAACCAGCTTGCTGAAAAAGCCTTCCTGAGATTAAAAGGAAAAAGTTTGTAGGCTGATCTCTGGGAGACAGCTTTGATAACTAGCTTTCGGATCGAACCTATATGCTACTGGTAACTGTTCCAGTTTCAAATAAGATGGTTTCTCCTTCTCAGAAAGCTTTTGACATTAGTTAAAGAGTAGTGTCCCCACACCGAGTGCTTCTTGAGCATTTTAGTTGCACTTGCGCTTGTTTATTTGTAGGTAAATTGTGGTGCTGCGTTCAGGCAAGAGGCAATATTTTTGTATAGCACACCAAATAGATTTTTTTCCTCCTAAACAAACATAAAAGCAGCATTGTCAGCTGCAGTTGCGCATAAGATTGGTTTCACTTCAGCCATTTTAGAATGCATAGATTCAGCCGTTCGTATGCAAGTGTGCGGGAGTTGTACTAATAATAGAGCGTATAGATGGAGTAGCTGAAATGTGACCTTGTGAAAGGAACTAGCATAGAGCCTCGTATGTGGAGACGTGGAATGTTAGGAGTACATCAAATGTGGCGAGTTTTGCCTGGAACAAGGTTTCTTTCAGGAGCATGAACGTGAAGCTTGGGAAAACAGAAATCAGCATATATTATTTGGGTCAGCACGGAGAAAACATCGCTAATGCATCATGCATGCAATCCATGGATAGATATATTGAAACATGTGTGTCCTGAGGCTGAGGACACATaatgaaatggagggagtaatttTTGTCTTAACTAACGAAAATtattgtctgtactcaaatattagcTGGTTCCAGCCAGACCGGATTCTTGTTTTCAGTAAAATGCTGCCGGCTGATACTGATAAGGACATTGAAGCTTGCTCTTAGTTGTTGTGTCAAGTTGGACTGATTTAGATCCTGATGGCCATGTCACCATTTACTATTATCGGTTAATTACTGAATAACTGCTCAAGAGAAACTAAATAAATTTGTCCTTAGTTATCTTATGTTATCCAGTTAAGACCATAATATAGATGCTTTCCTTTGATCTGCTCTGTTCCTTACAATATTATTTATTTGAGTGCAGTGGTGATTCTGCGATGTCCAAAGGCTCTAAGGCATCAGCGGAGAAAATTGACTTGGCAAAATCTCTTAAATACAACAGTGCCCACAGTGCCCCTTGGAAGGTATGGTTTTATAACTTGCAACATGCCAACGTTTCTTTACATAAGTTCTCCGTTTTGTTTTCAGAATTTTCCTCTTCTCAATGTTCTTTTTTTTGTTCCAGAACAAAGGTTCGAAATCTGACGAATACATACCTATAGTTTATCCAGAAGCAATTCTTTGTGTCGAAATTTATGAGCGCAGGCATGGCTCAGTGAAAGTAATTTCTTGGAACTGTAGTTACATGTTCTTATCTTTATGGTGAAATATGCGTAGATTAAGTTTTGTTGTGATCTCTGTGCCCCCTGCAGAATCAGGAATTTCTTGTGTTGGGGAGCCAGCTCCTCACAGATCTGAAGGACAATATTTACTGTTCGACTAATAAGTTGATGGAATTGAACAAGCTACAAAATCATTCTGGCTATTTTCTTATTGAGGTATGCTTTCTTTAATTCTTTTGCAAATCTATGATGATACGCTATCAGAAGGGTCGTGGCTTTTCTAATCTCCACACTATTTTATCAGGACACGTTCTACAATGACACGAGACATTATTCTGCGGTTGATTACAGTAAGCCTATACTTGACTGGCTTGACAATTCCAGTGATGAGGTGGCAGAGAAGTGGGACGCCATTAGTTCTGGCGTGTTAAAGAAACGACAAAAGGACTTATTGAAGGGCTTGAATATTTCGAATGTGCCCGAGTTTAAATCTGCGAACATGCAAAGTACCTACTTTTCAGACCTGCACTTCCGGCTTGGTGCTGGGTACCTCTACTGCCACCAGGTTGGACACTTGTCTCCAAATTATATCTAACCACAGTCCCATTTTGAGAAAAATATTTGgtgtctactccctccgttccgaattacttgtcgcaggtatcgatgtatctagatgtattttagttctaggtacatcaatttctgcgacgagtaatttggaacggagggagtagaatctaAGAACAGATAACTTAGAGCTGCCATACTGTGTGGCGCTTAGTATTTCAATTTGCATGCGCAGAAAAAATTGCACATCATCTTGTTTTATATTTGGTGTCTAGAATCTAAGAACAGATAACTTAGAGCTGCCATACTGTGTGGCGCTTAGTATTTCAATTTGCATGCGCAGAAAAAATTGCACATCATCTTGTTTTATATTTGGTGTCTAGAATCTAAGAACAGATAACTTAGAACTGATATCATTTCCCTCATGTCTCTGGCCTGCacaatttcaggggaactgcaagcACACGTTCGTGATTAGAGACATGAGGCTGATCCACCCGGAGG contains:
- the LOC119278057 gene encoding snRNA-activating protein complex subunit-like isoform X2 — its product is MAAAGEEAESSAAAEERPREPFARGGPVFIPYMVGPVCTVPEFISSTLREVQSLRDELGDPGDEFDDELCVDDLRVLSEEELVERALREAMEEGWDCGAPSQSADQSSGAPSQPLDQRLDGGMLASSTPGNETVTSSASAETQSSVSAPGDMAIGLHEPQGSNGKTRGGKRKTRESNGNNGALTSDSTAERETSGSPVELAIVPHEPEGSKGKPRGRKGKNGTSSTPSIESETPVLPSEDMSVVPHDPEGTDGQTERKKGKKRGRHFDREVRAHILQGSYLTKAEKMSEIMVKQEDDKHAARLHSFSGDSAMSKGSKASAEKIDLAKSLKYNSAHSAPWKNKGSKSDEYIPIVYPEAILCVEIYERRHGSVKNQEFLVLGSQLLTDLKDNIYCSTNKLMELNKLQNHSGYFLIEDTFYNDTRHYSAVDYSKPILDWLDNSSDEVAEKWDAISSGVLKKRQKDLLKGLNISNVPEFKSANMQSTYFSDLHFRLGAGYLYCHQGNCKHTFVIRDMRLIHPEDTQNQAEYPLMTFHMQRRFQKCSVCQIYLATKMTVDDKWAPNNPCYFCKQCYYLLHYKEDDSLLYHHTVYDYFQE
- the LOC119278057 gene encoding snRNA-activating protein complex subunit-like isoform X3; the protein is MAAAGEEAESSAAAEERPREPFARGGPVFIPYMVGPVCTVPEFISSTLREVQSLRDELGDPGDEFDDELCVDDLRVLSEEELVERALREAMEEGWDCGAPSQSADQSSGAPSQPLDQRMLASSTPGNETVTSSASAETQSSVSAPGDMAIGLHEPQGSNGKTRGGKRKTRESNGNNGALTSDSTAERETSGSPVELAIVPHEPEGSKGKPRGRKGKNGTSSTPSIESETPVLPSEDMSVVPHDPEGTDGQTERKKGKKRGRHFDREVRAHILQGSYLTKAEKMSEIMVKQEDDKHAARLHSFSGDSAMSKGSKASAEKIDLAKSLKYNSAHSAPWKNKGSKSDEYIPIVYPEAILCVEIYERRHGSVKNQEFLVLGSQLLTDLKDNIYCSTNKLMELNKLQNHSGYFLIEDTFYNDTRHYSAVDYSKPILDWLDNSSDEVAEKWDAISSGVLKKRQKDLLKGLNISNVPEFKSANMQSTYFSDLHFRLGAGYLYCHQGNCKHTFVIRDMRLIHPEDTQNQAEYPLMTFHMQRRFQKCSVCQIYLATKMTVDDKWAPNNPCYFCKQCYYLLHYKEDDSLLYHHTVYDYFQE
- the LOC119278057 gene encoding snRNA-activating protein complex subunit-like isoform X1, which gives rise to MAAAGEEAESSAAAEERPREPFARGGPVFIPYMVGPVCTVPEFISSTLREVQSLRDELGDPGDEFDDELCVDDLRVLSEEELVERALREAMEEGWDCGAPSQSADQSSGAPSQPLDQRLDGGTCRMLASSTPGNETVTSSASAETQSSVSAPGDMAIGLHEPQGSNGKTRGGKRKTRESNGNNGALTSDSTAERETSGSPVELAIVPHEPEGSKGKPRGRKGKNGTSSTPSIESETPVLPSEDMSVVPHDPEGTDGQTERKKGKKRGRHFDREVRAHILQGSYLTKAEKMSEIMVKQEDDKHAARLHSFSGDSAMSKGSKASAEKIDLAKSLKYNSAHSAPWKNKGSKSDEYIPIVYPEAILCVEIYERRHGSVKNQEFLVLGSQLLTDLKDNIYCSTNKLMELNKLQNHSGYFLIEDTFYNDTRHYSAVDYSKPILDWLDNSSDEVAEKWDAISSGVLKKRQKDLLKGLNISNVPEFKSANMQSTYFSDLHFRLGAGYLYCHQGNCKHTFVIRDMRLIHPEDTQNQAEYPLMTFHMQRRFQKCSVCQIYLATKMTVDDKWAPNNPCYFCKQCYYLLHYKEDDSLLYHHTVYDYFQE